From Candidatus Babeliales bacterium, one genomic window encodes:
- the mnmE gene encoding tRNA uridine-5-carboxymethylaminomethyl(34) synthesis GTPase MnmE, giving the protein MMQNHDLETIVAQCTPIGKGAIALIRVSGIDSVDIVSRVSLLPGKKSLMALPSHSIHYGTIVDTEHRLIDQVMFFLMRAPKTFTGQDTVEITCHNNQFIVQAIIDRLVFVGARMAQEGEFSKRAVLNGKMDLLQAESINELIHAHTMQGLKKTLAQLEGSFSHAIAQIEHAILKAMALCEASFEFIDEEMTFDAQISGIVATTLGSIADIKRSFDQQQRIRDGIRIALIGSVNTGKSSLFNALLHKKRSIVTSIAGTTRDAIEAGMYRNDQYWTLIDTAGLRETDDVIEQEGIGISFRHAACSDVILLILDGARVVSDKEQVVIDELYSTYNDKIITVCNKSDLLSEFERKSKNILFVSTKTEENIDLLEKKIEEKVAELCAQANAPFLLNMRQFNVLSSLEKKLMIVQAMVSREIAYELVSCHLNDALACLSELTGKTVSEQVLNTIFKEFCIGK; this is encoded by the coding sequence ATGATGCAAAATCATGATTTAGAAACAATTGTTGCGCAATGTACTCCAATTGGAAAGGGAGCAATTGCCCTGATCCGCGTTTCAGGTATTGATAGCGTGGATATTGTTTCACGAGTAAGTCTGTTACCAGGTAAAAAGTCATTGATGGCATTACCATCACATTCTATTCATTATGGCACGATAGTTGATACGGAGCATCGCCTGATTGATCAGGTGATGTTTTTTTTAATGCGAGCACCAAAAACGTTTACAGGGCAAGACACGGTTGAAATTACCTGTCACAACAATCAGTTTATTGTGCAAGCGATCATTGATCGCTTGGTTTTTGTTGGTGCGCGTATGGCGCAAGAAGGTGAATTCAGTAAGCGTGCAGTGCTGAATGGTAAAATGGATTTATTGCAGGCAGAATCGATTAATGAGCTTATTCATGCACATACCATGCAGGGTCTTAAAAAAACATTGGCGCAGTTAGAAGGTAGCTTTTCTCACGCTATTGCTCAGATCGAACATGCTATTTTAAAAGCAATGGCATTATGCGAAGCTTCGTTTGAATTTATAGACGAAGAGATGACATTTGATGCTCAAATTTCTGGAATTGTAGCGACGACGTTGGGATCTATTGCAGATATCAAAAGAAGCTTTGATCAGCAGCAACGCATAAGAGATGGCATACGCATTGCGCTTATAGGATCGGTAAATACGGGCAAATCTTCTTTGTTTAATGCATTGCTTCATAAAAAGCGATCGATTGTGACGAGCATTGCCGGAACGACACGAGATGCAATTGAAGCAGGTATGTATCGTAACGATCAATATTGGACATTAATTGATACTGCTGGACTTCGTGAAACAGATGATGTTATTGAACAGGAAGGGATCGGTATATCATTTAGGCATGCGGCGTGCAGTGACGTGATATTGTTGATTCTTGATGGTGCACGTGTGGTATCTGATAAAGAGCAAGTGGTTATTGATGAGTTATATAGTACCTATAATGATAAGATTATAACGGTGTGTAATAAAAGTGATTTGCTCAGCGAGTTTGAAAGAAAATCTAAAAATATTTTATTCGTTTCAACAAAAACGGAAGAAAATATCGATTTGTTAGAAAAAAAGATAGAAGAAAAGGTGGCAGAATTATGTGCTCAAGCAAATGCGCCTTTTTTACTTAATATGCGTCAGTTTAATGTACTATCTTCGCTAGAAAAAAAATTGATGATAGTGCAAGCGATGGTTTCTCGTGAAATTGCGTATGAACTTGTTTCATGTCATTTAAATGATGCACTTGCATGTTTGAGTGAGTTGACTGGTAAAACAGTGAGCGAGCAAGTTCTGAATACAATATTTAAGGAATTCTGCATTGGAAAATAA
- the ruvA gene encoding Holliday junction branch migration protein RuvA, which yields MLSYVTGLVKLSDKQQIVIDVGGIGFTIQVPNGTAFTLNEPTTIQTYLHWNQEQGPSLFGFSTELDKTVFLLIISCSGLGPKIGLTILDSLGAAAFLEAVQTGNDAALYKINGIGAKKAEQIIVQLKHKVAQLLKSGIDLGSTGTVKQLSTVSQVLSSLNYTQTEISRTMKHLNDAYPDNILPFDVLMRHALSFLSKLK from the coding sequence ATGTTGAGCTATGTCACTGGGTTAGTAAAATTAAGCGATAAGCAGCAGATCGTCATTGATGTTGGCGGTATTGGCTTTACAATCCAAGTACCCAATGGCACTGCTTTTACTCTCAATGAACCTACCACTATCCAAACATATCTTCATTGGAATCAAGAACAAGGTCCTTCTCTTTTTGGATTTTCAACGGAATTAGATAAAACAGTTTTTTTGCTTATCATCAGTTGCTCGGGTCTTGGTCCAAAAATTGGATTAACTATCCTTGATAGCCTTGGCGCAGCAGCTTTTTTAGAAGCAGTACAAACCGGTAACGATGCAGCGCTCTATAAAATAAACGGCATTGGCGCAAAGAAAGCAGAACAAATTATCGTACAACTCAAACACAAAGTTGCCCAACTACTCAAATCGGGCATCGACTTAGGATCTACGGGGACTGTTAAGCAATTAAGCACCGTTTCGCAAGTGCTTTCTTCGCTTAACTACACACAGACAGAAATTAGCCGCACCATGAAACATCTTAACGATGCATATCCCGATAACATACTTCCTTTTGATGTACTCATGCGACATGCACTATCATTTTTATCGAAACTCAAATAA
- a CDS encoding Rne/Rng family ribonuclease — protein sequence MKKIIINKTPWQTRIAILDNQELQNIYFAPHQGTQLERSFFKGIITKVIAGTQSAFVDIGQEKSGFLHISEVDHELAIQKISATTQIDDDEPVKDEEPVKKISKRTHHSPDIKDIFKEGDPVLVQVSKEPIYEKGPKLTTCFTLPGRFIVLMPNIPRIGISKKIESREERIRLKEIVRGHLPEGMGAIIRTTSEEQSSKNLIKDIDFLVETWKQIQKKFKAAQSVEKIHEDLDLEFQVVRDSLDDDVESIIVDDKEAQRRMYKFVKDIAPEHSQNIHIYTDQANIFDYYNISAQIEAALKKQVNLKSGGSLIIESTEAMTVIDVNTGRFTGKKSLEDTIFKTNLEAAGEVVRQLRLRNIGGLIVIDFIDMSSSSNRNKLFNTLGKTLKEKDKFQSVVLKVSEFGLVEMTRKRSGKTLVQELTNTCRACHGLGFIKSLQTDCYAIFKELKTAIAQGKDYKKILLGVSSAMFDYITSTEYDAILQLEKMCSCKIEVVRMADFATGQYTIEKK from the coding sequence ATGAAAAAAATAATAATCAACAAAACTCCTTGGCAAACAAGAATAGCTATATTGGATAATCAAGAGTTGCAAAATATTTATTTTGCTCCTCACCAAGGAACTCAGCTTGAGCGTAGTTTTTTTAAAGGAATTATTACTAAAGTAATTGCAGGAACGCAGAGTGCTTTTGTTGATATTGGGCAAGAAAAATCAGGTTTTCTTCATATTTCTGAAGTCGATCATGAACTTGCAATACAAAAAATTAGCGCCACAACGCAAATTGATGATGACGAGCCGGTAAAAGATGAAGAGCCAGTAAAAAAAATATCAAAACGAACCCACCATTCTCCGGATATTAAAGATATATTTAAAGAAGGTGATCCGGTTCTAGTGCAAGTGAGTAAAGAGCCTATTTATGAAAAAGGTCCTAAATTAACAACGTGTTTTACTCTTCCAGGACGATTTATTGTTTTGATGCCAAATATTCCTCGTATTGGTATCTCTAAGAAAATAGAATCGAGAGAAGAACGAATACGACTTAAAGAGATAGTGCGCGGACACCTACCTGAAGGCATGGGCGCCATTATCCGTACTACTTCAGAAGAACAGAGTTCGAAAAATTTAATAAAAGATATCGACTTCTTGGTTGAAACGTGGAAACAGATTCAAAAGAAATTTAAAGCAGCGCAGTCAGTAGAAAAAATTCATGAGGATTTAGATTTAGAGTTTCAGGTAGTGCGTGATTCTTTAGATGATGATGTTGAATCTATTATTGTGGATGACAAAGAAGCGCAGCGTAGAATGTATAAATTTGTAAAAGATATTGCGCCTGAACACAGCCAGAACATTCACATATACACTGACCAAGCAAATATTTTTGATTACTATAACATTTCAGCACAAATTGAAGCTGCGTTAAAAAAACAGGTCAATTTAAAATCTGGTGGTTCTTTGATTATAGAATCGACTGAGGCTATGACAGTAATTGACGTTAATACTGGTCGCTTCACCGGTAAAAAAAGTTTAGAAGACACTATTTTTAAAACTAATTTAGAAGCCGCTGGAGAGGTGGTGCGTCAGTTGCGATTGCGTAATATTGGCGGACTGATTGTGATTGATTTTATTGATATGAGCAGCAGTTCAAATCGCAACAAGTTATTCAATACGCTCGGTAAAACCCTAAAAGAAAAAGACAAATTTCAATCAGTTGTTTTGAAAGTTTCAGAATTTGGACTTGTTGAAATGACACGCAAGCGGTCGGGTAAAACATTAGTACAAGAACTTACTAATACATGTCGCGCTTGCCATGGTCTTGGTTTTATAAAATCGCTACAAACTGATTGTTATGCAATTTTTAAAGAATTAAAAACAGCGATTGCGCAAGGTAAGGATTACAAAAAGATCCTTCTTGGGGTTAGCTCGGCCATGTTTGATTATATAACATCGACAGAATATGATGCGATATTACAACTTGAAAAAATGTGTTCTTGTAAAATAGAGGTGGTTCGAATGGCTGATTTTGCCACTGGGCAATACACAATTGAAAAAAAGTGA
- a CDS encoding glycosyltransferase: MKKIVIFTSSGGGGQISVTKALAEHLSGAYQIVPSYIFASVLGSIDLIQTLTFGKYTGEDLYNHLLAKQSLKIFNGLFYKLGSMYYGFYHKRTKRLLKVYLEEEKPDLVISVIPYANQGILEATQELGIPFLLFTADLDPFIYLHNMEYCDDKLFKLAVPFSDPVLLSHVEKYAVSQDNVVVTGYPVHPAFTQKKDSAAIKKELQIPADKPVVFVLLGALGSPSQYTFAQELASISYPVHIIFGVGKNHEMKQKIEDIAYPEHITKMVIGFTDRVADIMAISDILLTKSGSVSFCEGLYMNVPMLLDATADTVIQWEKENHVLVERLEFGVSIKNYKQAVDMITYWLANPEELQKVKQRIMNFEKKDGLIGLQQMVGRLLETSVVVQARTFQEYRIASKLNLLD; encoded by the coding sequence ATGAAAAAAATTGTTATTTTTACTTCTTCTGGCGGTGGCGGACAGATATCAGTTACCAAAGCGCTTGCAGAGCATTTGTCGGGTGCCTATCAAATAGTGCCATCCTATATCTTTGCATCCGTGTTAGGATCTATTGATCTTATACAGACATTAACATTTGGAAAATATACGGGTGAAGATTTATATAATCATCTTCTTGCAAAACAAAGCTTAAAGATTTTCAATGGTCTTTTTTATAAGTTAGGTAGTATGTATTATGGTTTTTATCATAAACGGACCAAAAGATTACTCAAAGTCTATTTAGAAGAAGAGAAGCCGGATTTAGTAATTTCTGTAATACCGTATGCCAATCAAGGAATTTTAGAGGCAACGCAAGAATTAGGGATTCCGTTTTTACTATTCACTGCTGATTTAGATCCATTTATTTATTTGCATAACATGGAATATTGTGATGATAAATTATTCAAATTGGCGGTACCGTTTAGCGATCCAGTGCTTTTATCTCATGTAGAAAAATATGCAGTTTCTCAAGACAATGTTGTTGTAACGGGATACCCGGTGCACCCAGCTTTTACACAAAAGAAAGACTCCGCTGCAATCAAAAAAGAGCTACAAATTCCAGCAGATAAACCCGTGGTTTTTGTGCTTCTTGGTGCGCTTGGTTCACCATCGCAATATACGTTTGCTCAAGAGCTCGCTTCAATTTCATACCCGGTACATATCATTTTTGGTGTGGGTAAAAATCATGAGATGAAACAGAAAATTGAAGACATTGCATATCCTGAACATATCACGAAAATGGTTATTGGCTTTACAGATCGCGTGGCTGATATTATGGCGATATCTGATATTTTGCTCACAAAATCGGGCTCAGTGAGTTTTTGTGAAGGATTGTATATGAACGTGCCAATGTTACTTGATGCGACTGCTGACACGGTTATACAGTGGGAAAAAGAGAATCACGTACTTGTTGAACGTCTTGAATTTGGTGTTTCAATAAAAAATTATAAGCAAGCGGTTGATATGATTACGTATTGGTTGGCAAATCCCGAGGAGCTGCAGAAGGTAAAACAACGAATCATGAATTTTGAAAAGAAGGATGGATTGATCGGTTTGCAACAGATGGTAGGTCGATTACTCGAAACGTCGGTTGTGGTGCAAGCGCGAACTTTTCAAGAATATCGAATCGCGTCGAAATTGAATTTGTTAGATTAA
- a CDS encoding OmpA family protein codes for MKKFGLLSLVLLVSLPGCGGSRKKDKRNQPATVAKSKKDTRMNIDIPLTSSSSFDEEMGEFISNDELGLANNGTFSDPFTDDFAWVEATYNNNNPCKNIQFEFNSYDLTKNQEENIAHNVALVKSAIEECKFFGDEADLPKVVIEGHACKSAGAAAYNLALSEKRARVLADRFINAGVPQECIEIVGRGSEMPVVVNGVAITGDRTQQAPNRRDEIHIIYS; via the coding sequence ATGAAGAAATTTGGTTTATTATCGTTAGTGCTACTCGTAAGTTTGCCTGGATGTGGTGGAAGTCGTAAAAAAGACAAAAGAAACCAGCCAGCAACTGTTGCAAAAAGTAAAAAAGATACGCGCATGAATATCGATATCCCATTAACAAGCTCAAGTTCATTTGATGAAGAAATGGGAGAGTTTATCTCAAATGATGAGCTTGGTCTTGCCAATAATGGAACATTCTCTGATCCATTTACTGATGATTTTGCTTGGGTGGAAGCAACATACAACAACAATAACCCTTGTAAAAACATACAGTTTGAGTTCAACTCATATGACCTTACAAAAAACCAAGAAGAAAATATTGCACACAACGTAGCTCTTGTTAAAAGTGCTATAGAAGAATGCAAATTCTTTGGTGATGAAGCAGATCTACCAAAGGTTGTTATCGAAGGACATGCATGCAAATCAGCAGGCGCTGCTGCTTATAACTTAGCGTTGTCTGAAAAAAGAGCCCGAGTTCTCGCTGATCGATTCATCAATGCTGGTGTTCCTCAAGAATGCATAGAAATTGTAGGACGCGGTTCAGAAATGCCTGTTGTTGTTAATGGCGTCGCTATAACTGGTGACCGCACACAACAAGCTCCTAACAGACGTGATGAAATCCATATCATCTACTCATAA
- a CDS encoding YifB family Mg chelatase-like AAA ATPase: MQAKIFSATTIGVDAHSVEVEVDLSPGLIQFYIVGLPDTAIKESSKRIQTALKNSGIRLPCKRITVNLAPADLKKEGTLFDLPIAVGILQAAGHLEVPLSFLQETLVMGELSLDGSIRFIKGALAIAYDAHKLGKKRVIVPKENAHEAALIKDLTVIGVSHLTELVAFLRGEYEIAPTQNSFDNYSEQESTSSVDFSQVKGQYQAKRALQVTAAGSHNILFIGPPGSGKTMLAKRLPSIMPRLTFDEVLATSKIYSITGKLHGTPLIAQRPFRDPHHTISQAGLVGGGSYPQPGEISLAHNGILFLDELTEFKRTTLEVMRQPLENKQVNISRVNQSITFPASFLLIAALNPCPCGYWGDKKRACSCSQQQVGRYLEKLSGPLLDRIDIQVHVQGVDYDTVKTDQLSMSSEQMCVGVNWALQAQNKRFGNPTMRNANMRSDQIEQHCILTPAAEAVVKKAFDVLNLSMRGYHKILKVARTIADIEEKEIIDVPHIQEAIMYRSLDQNRDSQRI, translated from the coding sequence ATGCAAGCTAAAATATTTTCAGCGACCACCATTGGTGTTGACGCGCATTCTGTGGAAGTAGAGGTTGATTTATCTCCTGGACTTATTCAATTTTATATTGTTGGCCTTCCTGATACCGCAATAAAAGAAAGTAGTAAACGTATTCAAACGGCCCTTAAAAACAGTGGTATTCGCTTGCCCTGCAAACGGATCACCGTAAATTTAGCTCCTGCTGATTTAAAAAAAGAAGGAACTTTATTTGATCTACCGATTGCTGTCGGAATTTTACAAGCAGCAGGTCATTTAGAGGTTCCGCTATCATTTCTGCAAGAAACATTGGTGATGGGTGAACTTTCATTGGATGGAAGTATTCGGTTCATAAAGGGAGCGCTTGCCATTGCCTATGATGCACATAAGCTTGGCAAAAAACGGGTCATTGTACCAAAAGAAAATGCCCATGAAGCAGCACTTATTAAAGATTTAACAGTTATTGGAGTTTCCCATTTAACGGAATTAGTTGCTTTTTTGCGTGGTGAATATGAGATCGCGCCAACCCAAAATTCTTTCGATAATTATAGCGAACAAGAATCAACATCATCGGTTGATTTTTCTCAGGTTAAGGGGCAATATCAGGCAAAACGTGCATTGCAGGTAACTGCAGCAGGATCGCATAACATTTTATTCATCGGTCCCCCAGGATCGGGAAAGACGATGCTTGCAAAACGGTTGCCGAGTATTATGCCGCGCCTGACCTTTGATGAAGTGCTTGCGACCAGCAAAATCTATTCTATTACCGGTAAATTGCATGGCACGCCGTTGATCGCGCAGCGCCCTTTTCGTGATCCGCACCACACAATTTCGCAAGCCGGTCTTGTTGGAGGAGGCTCCTATCCACAACCAGGAGAAATTAGCTTAGCCCATAACGGCATTTTATTTTTAGATGAACTTACGGAATTTAAACGTACGACGCTTGAAGTGATGCGTCAGCCGCTTGAAAATAAGCAGGTGAATATTTCTCGCGTTAATCAATCAATAACATTTCCGGCTTCATTTTTGCTTATTGCAGCCCTTAATCCATGCCCATGTGGTTACTGGGGCGATAAAAAGCGTGCATGTAGCTGCAGTCAACAGCAAGTTGGTCGGTATTTAGAAAAACTTTCAGGACCGTTGCTTGATCGGATTGATATTCAGGTGCATGTCCAAGGAGTTGATTATGATACGGTTAAAACAGATCAACTATCAATGAGCTCAGAGCAAATGTGTGTTGGAGTTAATTGGGCATTGCAGGCGCAGAACAAACGATTTGGCAATCCGACTATGCGAAACGCTAATATGCGTTCAGATCAGATAGAGCAGCATTGCATATTGACTCCCGCAGCGGAAGCTGTGGTCAAAAAAGCATTTGATGTGCTTAATTTGAGCATGCGAGGGTATCATAAGATTCTAAAGGTTGCCCGTACCATAGCGGATATAGAAGAAAAAGAGATAATCGATGTGCCACATATTCAAGAGGCGATTATGTATCGTTCGCTTGACCAGAATCGTGATAGTCAGCGTATCTAG
- a CDS encoding amino acid carrier protein, protein MNFIEFFKWFDDLIALPAVIIFLGTGLLLTFKLRFLQFHGIARLITIIKNGLPAASQKDANHITHMISPFQALCTAMGTTIGMGNLMGPPLAVFIGGPGALFWLMVYIFFSSATKFTEVVFALHTRIKSASGEIIGGPMRYLEVVHPYLAHWYACIMLFVFISWSSVQSNTIAQVYAQEGMPIWLTGFIITSLAYLVLIGGSERVGETASKLVPFMFFFYVIFALVFLFQDIPALKNALILICKSAFTPSAAVGGAVGASIYQAMRMGFYKGIFITEAGMGTSSIPHAVANVQYATDQGLLAMFSMVSDALLSMLSGMLVLVNGVWMQGEFRSTLLYEVFVLKSPLLGKYVFLITITLFVFTTLIGNSYNGRQVFGALTNFRYVNSYLIISMILIFCATLVQPKIVWGFMEFLLPFVAIPNLIGLLILAYRYPHVLQVHK, encoded by the coding sequence ATGAATTTCATTGAATTTTTTAAATGGTTTGACGATCTTATCGCCCTACCAGCAGTAATTATATTTTTAGGCACTGGCCTACTTCTTACTTTTAAATTACGATTTCTCCAATTTCATGGCATTGCGCGATTAATCACCATTATTAAAAATGGCCTTCCCGCTGCAAGCCAAAAAGATGCTAATCATATCACGCATATGATCAGCCCTTTCCAAGCGTTGTGCACCGCAATGGGAACTACCATCGGCATGGGAAATCTAATGGGGCCTCCTCTTGCTGTGTTCATCGGCGGTCCCGGGGCGCTTTTTTGGTTGATGGTGTATATCTTTTTCAGCTCTGCAACAAAATTTACCGAAGTAGTTTTTGCTCTCCATACACGAATCAAATCAGCTAGTGGCGAAATCATTGGCGGACCAATGCGCTATTTGGAAGTAGTACATCCTTATCTGGCACATTGGTATGCATGCATCATGCTTTTTGTATTCATCAGCTGGTCGAGTGTACAATCAAACACCATAGCGCAAGTATATGCACAAGAAGGCATGCCAATCTGGCTCACCGGCTTTATCATCACCTCTTTAGCATATCTGGTACTGATTGGTGGATCTGAACGAGTAGGGGAAACAGCAAGTAAACTCGTTCCATTCATGTTTTTCTTTTACGTTATCTTTGCACTCGTATTTCTCTTTCAAGATATACCCGCGCTTAAAAATGCCCTGATTTTAATTTGTAAAAGCGCTTTTACCCCTTCTGCTGCAGTTGGTGGTGCTGTTGGAGCTTCGATCTATCAAGCAATGCGTATGGGCTTTTACAAAGGAATTTTTATTACTGAAGCAGGCATGGGAACCTCATCAATTCCTCATGCGGTAGCAAACGTACAATACGCAACTGATCAAGGATTGCTTGCAATGTTTTCTATGGTTTCTGATGCGCTGCTATCGATGCTTTCTGGCATGTTAGTGCTGGTTAATGGTGTGTGGATGCAAGGTGAATTTAGATCAACATTGCTGTATGAAGTATTTGTGCTCAAATCTCCGCTGCTTGGAAAATATGTTTTTTTAATCACCATAACACTGTTTGTATTCACTACTTTGATTGGTAATAGTTACAACGGTAGACAGGTCTTTGGCGCATTAACCAATTTTCGTTACGTTAACAGTTATTTGATCATCAGTATGATTTTAATATTCTGCGCAACGCTCGTACAACCTAAAATTGTATGGGGGTTCATGGAGTTCTTACTGCCATTTGTTGCAATACCAAACTTAATCGGATTACTCATTTTGGCATATCGATACCCACACGTACTGCAGGTGCACAAGTAA
- a CDS encoding type II toxin-antitoxin system YafQ family toxin — translation MLIIVWQSQFKKDFKTAIKQKHNMEKLAHIISELQLNRPLPPKNKNHKLKGNYSDCWECHIEPDWLLIYQLTTEELILIRTGSHSELF, via the coding sequence ATGCTCATTATAGTCTGGCAGTCACAATTTAAAAAAGATTTTAAAACTGCTATAAAACAAAAGCATAATATGGAAAAACTGGCCCATATCATTAGCGAGCTTCAGCTCAATAGGCCACTTCCTCCCAAAAATAAAAACCATAAACTCAAAGGCAATTATTCCGATTGCTGGGAGTGTCATATTGAACCGGATTGGCTTTTGATATACCAGTTAACCACTGAAGAATTAATTTTAATAAGAACAGGATCGCATTCTGAATTGTTTTAA
- the gatB gene encoding Asp-tRNA(Asn)/Glu-tRNA(Gln) amidotransferase subunit GatB, protein MSKQDSVLSRYPDYTINIGIEVHTQLTTKSKIFCSCPNEVTIEPNKNICNVCAGHPGVMPVLNKQVVDYAIAAGLATNCTINPISTFARKHYFYPDLPKGYQITQSDKPICLEGYVPIRLEDGTVKNIRLIRIHIEEDAGKNIHSPYGNESFVNLNRAGTPLLETVTYPDIESTDEAKAYLRALRLIVQQLGICSGNMEEGAFRADTNISVRKKDAKELGTRVELKNINSFKFIGDAIEYEIERQINVLQAGGKVYQETRLWDSKNKKSIVMRGKEEAADYRYFQDPDLPRLEVNPDWISSIQVTLPELPYEKFERFIKENGLSAYEAEIIVDDLELANYFEAVCAVTKSKNSINWILRDLMGYIKESKISLSECKVTPAYLGCIVDLLDAGKINNHTAKDIFAMVAETGKDPVVIIKEQGLEQIGSTEELEVIIKEIIAANPESVAEYKSGKDKLFGFFVGQAMKKTAGKGSPAVIQDLLKKHLQ, encoded by the coding sequence GTGTCAAAACAGGATTCAGTATTGAGTCGGTATCCAGATTATACGATTAATATTGGTATAGAGGTACACACTCAGCTTACGACTAAAAGTAAAATTTTTTGTTCATGTCCTAATGAAGTGACTATTGAGCCTAATAAAAACATCTGTAATGTTTGTGCGGGGCATCCTGGAGTTATGCCAGTGCTTAACAAACAGGTTGTTGATTATGCGATCGCCGCGGGACTTGCTACCAACTGTACGATAAATCCTATTTCGACGTTTGCACGTAAGCATTATTTTTATCCTGATTTACCAAAAGGGTATCAAATCACGCAAAGTGATAAGCCGATCTGTCTGGAAGGATACGTGCCCATACGACTTGAGGATGGTACGGTGAAAAATATTCGGCTTATACGAATACATATTGAAGAAGATGCGGGTAAAAATATTCATTCTCCGTATGGTAATGAAAGTTTTGTAAATTTAAATCGCGCAGGGACTCCGCTTTTAGAGACCGTTACGTATCCAGATATTGAAAGCACAGATGAAGCAAAAGCATATTTGAGAGCATTACGATTAATTGTGCAGCAGCTTGGCATCTGTAGTGGAAATATGGAAGAAGGCGCATTTAGAGCAGATACGAATATTTCTGTGCGCAAAAAAGATGCAAAAGAGTTAGGAACTCGCGTTGAGCTTAAAAATATTAACTCTTTTAAGTTTATTGGTGATGCAATTGAGTATGAGATAGAGCGTCAGATCAACGTACTGCAAGCTGGAGGCAAGGTTTATCAAGAAACGCGTCTTTGGGATAGTAAAAATAAAAAATCGATTGTTATGCGTGGTAAAGAAGAAGCCGCGGATTACCGTTATTTTCAAGACCCAGATCTGCCACGATTGGAAGTTAATCCAGATTGGATCAGCAGTATACAAGTAACGTTACCAGAGCTTCCTTATGAAAAATTTGAGCGATTTATAAAAGAAAATGGACTGTCTGCGTACGAAGCTGAGATTATCGTTGACGATTTGGAACTGGCTAATTATTTTGAAGCAGTTTGCGCAGTAACAAAAAGTAAAAATAGCATAAATTGGATATTGCGTGATCTGATGGGATATATCAAAGAAAGCAAGATATCATTGTCTGAATGCAAAGTGACGCCAGCCTATTTAGGATGTATTGTTGATTTGCTCGATGCAGGTAAAATTAATAACCACACCGCGAAAGATATTTTTGCAATGGTAGCGGAAACAGGAAAAGATCCTGTTGTTATTATCAAAGAGCAAGGACTGGAGCAGATTGGTTCAACAGAAGAACTGGAAGTAATCATTAAAGAGATCATTGCTGCTAATCCTGAAAGTGTTGCGGAGTATAAATCGGGCAAAGATAAGCTATTTGGATTCTTTGTAGGACAAGCGATGAAGAAAACAGCGGGTAAAGGAAGTCCGGCAGTGATTCAAGACCTTTTGAAAAAACATCTACAGTAA